Proteins encoded by one window of Channa argus isolate prfri chromosome 13, Channa argus male v1.0, whole genome shotgun sequence:
- the xpc gene encoding DNA repair protein complementing XP-C cells, which yields MAKRRNCRETETGTKKPKQVKKAGSSGANKARVKKTHAGNSSPEKEEKLERKVKPKSRSSTKQAAGGTLSTKNTAAKTSIYFQSPVKEEETDSEDDFDLVTSAGPAVIESAKKPEKEEEEDSEEDEDDWEEVEELAEPLGPVEPSEPELPSQPVEIEIETPEVRKKKKKQAEFETYLRRMMNRYKKDVLIDTHKVHLLCLIASGMFRNRVCSEPDLLAITLSLLPAHFTMVDREHINQNYLSGLLRWFRATFTLNPSLPCEEHPEPRALLERRLGSLSAKNHQEMTHLFLLVLRSLQLFCRLVLSLQPIPFKPPSAKSKEARTSTGAQGKSHKGQESSKTPSPLPKVSPGTKRPAAGGMGKGAGGGKKPRKKKIKEEDEEEEEKAVTSVGQRPKNSKRRSVASKISYKEESNSEKEEGLSDDEEFQAGSEEDSEDSEAKAKSSKVKTGKGKSKAKVSNNKNLTASKKRSGGEKKHGKDEDDKEWEEGDEEGEEMTNDKTEQRNGKKKAGPGADEWLEVYLEKTSSWVCVDVEHGVGEPHLCSKNATVPVTYVVSVDGDGFVKDLGRKYDPTWMTLSRKRRVDEDWWQETLESFMGPEDERDIKEDKELQNKLLNKPLPISVVDYKSHPLYALKRHLLKYEAIYPPTATVLGYCRGEPVYSRDCVHILHSRDTWLKEARTVRLGEEPYKMVKGFSNRSRKARMMSELKDENDLALFGKWQTEEYQPPLAVDGKVPRNDYGNVYLFKPCMLPVGCVHLRLPNLHRVGRKLDIDVAPAVTGFDFHGGYSHAVTDGYIVCEEHEEVLRAAWVEEQELQKQKEKEKKEKRAISNWTLLVKGLLIRERLKQRYSKTKHGLGSVAQGDDIGGLSSDEEVVEDGCSGTKTASETLAMSWPQNRQTEEDGGSVCGRRKKKMTTKKEKRGQEKHLFPFEKV from the exons ATGGCAAAGCGGAGAAATTGCAGAGAGACGGAGACCGGTACAAAGAAACCGAAGCAGGTGAAGAAAGCAGGGAGCAGCGGGGCAAATAAAGCAAGAGTGAAGAAGACCCACGCAG GTAATAGCAGcccagagaaagaggagaaactTGAGAGGAAGGTAAAGCCCAAGTCACGTTCTTCCACAAAACAAGCAGCAGGGGGCACCTTATCtacaaaaaacactgctgccAAAACCAGTATATACTTCCAGTCACCAGTAAAAGAAGAGGAGACTGACAGTGAAGATGACTTTGACTTGGTGACCTCAGCAGGACCTGCGGTTATAGAAAGTGCCAAGAAaccagaaaaagaagaggaggaggacagtgaagaagatgaggatgacTGGGAGGAAGTGGAAG AGCTGGCTGAGCCTCTGGGCCCAGTTGAACCATCAGAACCTGAGCTGCCCTCTCAGCCTGTAGAAATAGAGATTGAGACTCCAGAGGTCAGGAAGAA GAAAAAGAAGCAGGCAGAGTTTGAGACGTATTTGAGACGGATGATGAACCGATACAAGAAGGACGTGTTGATAGACACACACAag GTCCACCTCCTGTGCCTTATTGCAAGCGGCATGTTCCGCAACCGTGTGTGCAGTGAACCGGACCTGCTGGCCATCACTCTGTCACTGCTGCCCGCCCACTTCACCATGGTTGACAGGGAACACATCAACCAAAACTACCTCTCTGGACTGCTCAGATG GTTTAGAGCAACTTTTACCCTAAACCCCAGTCTTCCTTGTGAAGAGCACCCAGAGCCCCGGGCTCTGTTGGAGAGACGGCTGGGCAGCCTCTCAGCCAAAAACCATCAGGAGATGACTCAT cttttcctATTGGTCCTGAGATCTCTACAGCTCTTCTGCCGATTAGTTCTTTCTTTGCAGCCGATTCCTTTCAAACCCCCATCAGCCAAG AGTAAAGAGGCTAGAACATCTACTGGTGCCCAAGGAAAAAGTCACAAAGGCCAGGAATCCTCCAAGACCCCTTCTCCTTTGCCAAAAGTTTCTCCTGGAACTAAGAGACCAGCTGCAGGAGGCATGGGAAAAGGGGCTGGAGGTGGAAAAAAGCcacggaaaaaaaaaataaaggaagaagatgaggaggaagaggagaaggctGTAACATCAGTGGGGCAGAGACCGAAGAACTCAAAACGACGAAGTGTCGCCTCTAAGATAAGCTACAAGGAGGAGAGCAATAGTGAAAAGGAAGAGGGGCTTAGTGATGATGAGGAATTTCAGGCAGGCAGTGAGGAAGACAGCGAGGATTCAGAGGCCAAGGCTAAATCTTCAAAGGTGAAAACAGGGAAAGGAAAGAGCAAAGCCAAAGTGTCCAACAACAAGAACCTCACAGCTTCAAAGAAGAGGAgtggtggagagaaaaaacatggaaaagacGAGGATGACAAAGAGTGGGAGGAGGGAGATGAAGAAGGGGAAGAAATGACAAATGATAAAACAGAGCAAAGGAATGGGAAGAAGAAAGCGGGACCTGGAGCGGACGAGTGGTTGGAGGTGTATCTGGAAAAAACCTCTTCCTGGGTATGTGTGGATGTGGAGCATGGTGTTGGGGAACCTCACCTCTGCTCCAAGAATGCCACAGTGCCAGTGACATATGTGGTGTCAGTGGATGGGGATGGGTTCGTGAAGGACCTGGGAAGGAAGTACGACCCCACCTGGATGACATTGTCCAGGAAGAGACGGGTGGATGAAGACTGGTGGCAGGAAACACTTGAGTCGTTCATGGGACCCGAGGATGAGAGGGACATAAAAGAGGACAAGGAG CTCCAGAACAAGCTTCTGAACAAACCCCTGCCCATCTCTGTAGTGGATTATAAGAGCCATCCCCTGTACGCCTTAAAGAGACACCTGCTGAAGTATGAAGCCATCTACCCTCCAACAGCCACCGTGCTTGGATACTGCAGAGGAGAGCCGGTATACTCTAG GGATTGTGTCCACATCCTCCACTCCAGAGACACTTGGCTCAAAGAAGCCAGAACAGTCAGGCTTGGAGAGGAGCCATACAAA aTGGTGAAGGGGTTCTCGAATCGTTCCCGTAAGGCCAGGATGATGTCTGAGCTAAAGGATGAAAATGATCTGGCTCTGTTTGGAAAATGGCAGACTGAAGAGTACCAGCCGCCCCTAGCTGTGGATGGGAAG GTTCCCCGAAACGACTACGGCAATGTCTACCTCTTTAAGCCATGTATGTTACCAGTGGGCTGTGTTCACCTCAGGCTGCCCAACCTTCACCGTGTGGGCAGGAAGTTAGACATTGATGTCGCCCCTGCGGTCACAGGCTTCGACTTCCATGGAGGATACTCGCATGCTGT gacTGATGGTTACATTGTGTGCGAGGAGCATGAGGAGGTTCTTAGAGCTGCCTGGGTGGAAGAACAAGAACTCCAGaagcagaaggagaaagag aaaaaagaaaagagggcaATCTCCAACTGGACTCTGCTGGTGAAGGGGCTCCTGATCAGAGAGAGGCTTAAACAGCGCTACagcaagacaa